The following proteins come from a genomic window of Alnus glutinosa chromosome 10, dhAlnGlut1.1, whole genome shotgun sequence:
- the LOC133880475 gene encoding putative disease resistance RPP13-like protein 1 — translation MADVGGALLSVVFEDLLKKMTREVLDFFRERKLADEPFRKMKIAMLSVRAVIEDAEDKELTQPVVNGWLDELKDALYDAEDILDEIDTEIRRSELAAESQTAAIKVRNSVSTLLNPFFKEMKRKTEEVLDRLEYLAKQKDVLGLREGVGGKSSERLPTTCLVEESGIFGRDGDKEAIVKLLLADDAIARAMGVIGIVGMGGIGKTTLAKLVYNDQRVKEHFDLEAWVCVPQQFDVFRITKTILEAVTSSTCDIKDLNQLQVTLKQKLMGKKFLLVLDDVWNRNYAVWEVLSQPFKSGEQGSRVIVTTRDDRVALVMRTFATFHLKKLPEEDCWSLFAKYAFHYGNFDARPKLEVIGRQIVKRCEGLPLAAKTIGALLRSKLDVDEWDKILKSEIWDLPIDETNILPALRLSYKYLPSHLKRCFAYCSVLPKNHAFEKDQVVLLWMAEGLLQELKNKTMEEVGNDYFLDLVSRSLFQQSCDGESCFVMHDLVNDLANSVSGQFIFRLEGDSFDGIVNKTHHLSYFRTRFDNFKKFEALNKVKRLRTFLPLEYSIMDNNLTKKVPHDLLPKLRCLRVLSLSHYENVTYLPDSIGKIKLLRYLDLSFTAVKRLPDSICELINLQTLNLSCCNNLVGLPRDMRKLVNLRHLDITGTGIMEMPIHLGRLKCLQTLTTFIISKTSGFSIEELGKLTNLRGKLAILNLQNVVSSADALDAGLKDKKRIEELVLEWKADTDILGSQRTILDSLQPHSNLKSLTIKYYRSKSFPNWVGHPSFSNIASLHLYDCKYCCSLPPLGHLPSLQDLSVIKFDEVVTVGRDFYGNNSSMKPFGALKFLRFERALKWEKWFSFGAESESGAFPHLQELYIYYCPKLSGGLPIHLPSLAKLEIRECPLLGALLPKAPAICQLNLTRCNKDMLKDLSTKIQVLKVGGFDALDSLAIGMMKSSYSLQELEISNCTSLISLQELPMHRIFSSLKTLHLINIYDSFSSFPLDLFPNLCDIYIIGCRNLKSLSVPKQHLTTQQIRIIDCPCFESFPKGGLLAPNLTLLWVWNCGSLRSLPDKMHGLLLSLEELQIVHCLGIKSFPEGGLPSNLRSISIVDCDNLIAKRMGWGLQYLPFLKNLFICGETGEVESFPEVGLLPTNLSILQITNFPNMKSLDNKGLQHLASLEELRIYNCPMLKYLPEEGLPASVSILLISNCPLLKKQCHRKKGKEWRKIAHVHLIMIDDKLIE, via the coding sequence atggcaGATGTGGGAGGAGCGCTTCTCTCTGTTGTCTTCGaggatttattaaaaaaaatgactcgAGAGGTCCTTGATTTCTTTCGGGAACGAAAACTCGCCGATGAGCCCTTTAGAAAGATGAAGATAGCAATGCTGTCTGTGAGGGCGGTGATCGAGGACGCGGAGGACAAGGAACTAACGCAGCCTGTGGTGAATGGGTGGCTTGACGAGCTGAAAGATGCTCTCTATGATGCGGAGGACATCTTGGATGAGATTGATACAGAAATCCGGAGAAGCGAGTTAGCTGCTGAATCTCAAACCGCTGCAATTAAGGTACGGAACTCTGTCTCTACTCTTCTTAATCCTTTTTTCAAGGAGATGAAACGGAAGACGGAAGAGGTACTTGACAGATTAGAATATCTAGCAAAGCAAAAGGATGTCTTGGGTCTAAGAGAAGGTGTTGGAGGGAAATCATCAGAGAGATTGCCCACCACTTGTTTGGTTGAAGAATCTGGTATTTTTGGTAGGGATGGTGATAAGGAGGCAATAGTTAAGTTGTTGCTCGCGGACGATGCAATTGCCCGTGCCATGGGTGTGATTGGCATAGTGGGCATGGGGGGAATTGGGAAGACCACCCTTGCTAAGCTTGTATACAACGACCAGAGGGTGAAGGAGCATTTTGACCTTGAAGCATGGGTGTGTGTTCCACAGCAATTTGACGTGTTCAGGATAACGAAAACAATTCTAGAGGCAGTAACTTCGTCAACTTGTGATATTAAGGATCTGAATCAGCTTCAGGTTACACTGAAGCAGAAGCTGATGGGGAAAAAATTCCTACTTGTTTTAGATGATGTTTGGAATAGGAATTATGCTGTTTGGGAGGTCTTAAGTCAGCCCTTTAAATCTGGGGAGCAAGGAAGTAGGGTTATTGTAACAACACGTGATGACAGGGTTGCATTAGTCATGCGCACTTTTGCAACTTTTCATCTGAAGAAGTTACCAGAGGAAGATTGCTGGTCACTATTTGCAAAATATGCATTCCACTATGGTAACTTTGATGCACGTCCAAAGCTAGAGGTAATCGGTAGACAAATTGTGAAAAGGTGCGAAGGACTACCTTTAGCAGCCAAAACAATTGGAGCTCTCTTGAGATCGAAATTAGATGTTGATGAATGGGATAAGATACTAAAGAGCGAAATTTGGGATTTACCAATTGACGAGACAAACATACTTCCTGCTCTAAGATTAAGTTACAAATATCTACCCTCACATCTAAAGCGATGCTTTGCTTATTGTTCAGTACTGCCAAAGAATCACGCTTTTGAAAAGGATCAAGTAGTCTTACTGTGGATGGCTGAAGGTTTATTGCAAGaactcaaaaacaaaacaatggaagAAGTTGGTAATGATTACTTTCTTGATCTTGTATCAAGATCATTGTTTCAACAATCATGTGACGGTGAATCATGTTTTGTAATGCATGATCTTGTCAATGACTTAGCAAATTCTGTTTCTGGGCAATTTATCTTTAGGTTGGAGGGTGACAGTTTTGATGGAATTGTGAACAAGACGCATCACTTGTCGTATTTCAGAACAAGATTTGATAACTTTAAGAAGTTTGAGGCTCTTAACAAGGTTAAGCGGTTGCGCACCTTCCTGCCATTAGAATATTCCATAATGGACAACAATTTAACTAAAAAAGTACCACATGATTTATTGCCAAAGCTAAGATGCTTACGGGTACTCTCTTTGTCTCACTATGAGAATGTGACTTACTTGCCTGATTCAATTGGTAAAATTAAACTGTTACGTTATTTGGACCTTTCTTTCACTGCAGTTAAAAGGTTGCCTGATTCCATATGTGAGTTAATCAATTTGCAAACACTCAACTTATCATGTTGTAACAATCTTGTTGGATTGCCAAGGGATATGCGAAAACTCGTTAATCTACGGCATCTTGATATTACTGGAACTGGCATAATGGAGATGCCGATACATTTGGGCAGACTAAAATGTCTCCAAACATTGACTACATTTATCATCAGCAAAACTAGTGGTTTCTCCATTGAAGAGTTGGGAAAACTTACAAATCTTCGAGGAAAGCTTGCTATTTTGAACCTTCAAAATGTTGTCTCTTCTGCAGATGCTTTGGATGCAGGCTTGAAGGACAAGAAGCGCATTGAAGAGTTGGTGTTGGAATGGAAAGCTGATACTGATATTTTAGGAAGTCAAAGAACTATACTTGACAGTCTCCAGCctcattcaaatttgaaaagtcTTACTATCAAATATTATAGAAGTAAAAGTTTTCCCAATTGGGTAGGGCATCCTTCATTTTCTAATATAGCATCTCTTCATCTATATGACTGTAAATATTGCTGCAGCTTGCCACCACTTGGGCATCTGCCCTCTTTGCAAGACCTTTCTGTTATTAAGTTTGATGAAGTTGTTACAGTGGGTCGTGACTTTTATGGCAACAATTCTTCAATGAAGCCATTTGGAGCCCTAAAATTTCTAAGGTTTGAGCGAGCGTTGAAGTGGGAGAAATGGTTTTCTTTTGGTGCTGAAAGTGAAAGTGGAGCTTTTCCTCATCTTCAAgagctttatatatattactGCCCTAAGCTATCAGGAGGGTTGCCCATCCATCTTCCTTCTTTAGCTAAACTTGAGATCAGGGAATGTCCGTTGCTAGGGGCTTTACTCCCAAAGGCTCCTGCTATATGTCAATTGAATCTAACACGTTGTAATAAGGATATGTTAAAGGATTTGTCAACCAAAATACAGGTTCTCAAAGTTGGAGGATTTGATGCACTAGATTCCCTAGCCATTGGAATGATGAAGTCCAGCTATTCTCTTCAAGAGTTAGAAATCTCTAACTGTACCTCACTTATTTCTCTTCAAGAGCTTCCAATGCACCGGATCTTTTCATCCCTTAAAACATTGCACTTGATAAATATTTATGATTCTTTTAGCTCCTTCCCATTGGACTTATTCCCAAACCTTTGTGATATCTATATCATTGGTTGTAGGAATTTGAAATCTCTATCAGTTCCAAAACAGCATTTAACGACCCAGCAAATACGAATCATAGATTGCCCTTGTTTTGAATCTTTTCCAAAAGGAGGATTGCTTGCCCCCAACCTTACATTGCTTTGGGTATGGAATTGTGGAAGTTTGAGGTCACTGCCTGACAAGATGCACGGACTCCTTCTATCTCTTGAGGAATTGCAAATAGTACATTGTCTAGGGATCAAGTCGTTTCCTGAAGGTGGCTTGCCTTCAAATCTGAGGTCAATTTCCATTGTCGATTGTGACAACCTCATTGCCAAACGAATGGGATGGGGTTTACAATATCTCCCCTTTcttaaaaatttgtttatttgtggCGAAACGGGAGAGGTAGAGTCCTTTCCGGAGGTGGGATTGCTGCCCACCAATCTAAGTATTCTTCAAATAACGAATTTTCCAAATATGAAATCTTTGGATAACAAGGGGCTTCAACACCTTGCTTCTCTTGAAGAATTGCGGATCTATAACTGCCCTATGCTCAAGTACTTGCCAGAAGAGGGGTTGCCTGCCTCCGTTTCTATTTTACTGATCAGCAATTGTCCTTTGCTAAAGAAACAATGTCACaggaaaaaagggaaagaatggCGCAAGATCGCTCACGTCCACCTAATAATGATTGACGACAAATTGATTGAATGA
- the LOC133879905 gene encoding U-box domain-containing protein 44-like, which translates to MENVESRSFSGLMSELIALADEVVSLAKDSDTEREIFTQFAVHVEKFSPIFNELREKDKFMDSPAIRKAVESFERELKRCKALIESPYSSTSVSHVEETSHELGRSLGLLLFASLDVSTSFKEISGDLHKALMNVKFSSNSSPTSSRGSEFASELKGVGEIIEKRISLDVDDVVLQLKYGNDEEFKFALWGLNELIGSQKVSNELINEEGIIPILFNRLGSSKPYNRLATIQVLRRMAWKNADNKEKMADVGYLSILVKSLTRDVEERGEAVGLLLDLSDLIAVRRRMGRIQGCIVLLVAMLNGDDPVASRNAGKLLSTLSSNTQNALHMAEAGYFKPLVQYLKEGSDMSKILMATALSRMELTDQFRASLGEDGAVEPLVTMFNAGKLESKLSALSALQNLSIVTENIQRLISSGIVVPLLQLLFSVTSVLMTLREPASAILARIAQSESILFNQDVALQMLSLLNLCSPVIQCHLLQALNNIAAHSSAAKVRRKMKENGAIQLLLPFIKENNSKIRSSALNLIYTLSKDLPEELTEQLGETNISCIVNIASSSTSEDEKAAALGFLSNLPISDKKATDILKRENLLPILISIISSSVATSTPTTCWLVESVAGVLIRFTNPSDKKLQLLSAEHGVIPLLLKLLSSESPVAKYRAATSLAQLSQNTLSLRKSRKSRNSMWSCVPHSGDAYCEVHDGYCYVNSTFCLVKAGAISPLVKILEGKDRQADEAVLSALANLLQDEIWENGTNCIAKTAGIQAIIKVLESGSVKAQEKAVWILERILKVDEYRVKYGESAQIVLIDVAQNGDPRLKPTVAKLLAQLELLQIQSSYF; encoded by the exons ATGGAAAATGTTGAGAGTAGAAGCTTTTCAGGGCTCATGTCAGAGCTAATAGCTTTGGCCGACGAGGTTGTCTCACTGGCAAAAGACTCCGACACCGAAAGAGAGATTTTCACTCAATTTGCAGTGCATGTTGAGAAATTTTCTCCAATTTTCAATGAACTAAGGGAGAAAGACAAGTTCATGGACAGTCCAGCGATTCGAAAAGCAGTGGAATCCTTTGAGAGAGAGCTTAAACGATGTAAAGCTTTGATAGAAAGTCCCTATTCGAGCACATCCGTTTCTCATGTTGAGGAAACTTCTCATGAACTTGGGCGGTCGCTCGGCCTTTTGCTCTTCGCTAGTCTTGACGTGTCTACTTCTTTTAAAGAAATCTCTGGAGATTTGCATAAAGCGTTGATGAATGTGAAGTTTAGTTCGAATTCGAGTCCAACTTCAAGCCGGGGATCAGAATTTGCTAGTGAGTTGAAAGGGGTGGGGGAAATAATAGAGAAGAGAATTAGTCttgatgttgatgatgttgTGTTGCAACTTAAGTATGGTAAtgatgaagaatttaaatttgcACTTTGGGGATTGAATGAGTTGATTGGAAGCCAAAAGGTTAGTAATGAATTGATTAATGAAGAAGGGATCATTCCAATTCTGTTTAATCGTTTAGGTTCAAGCAAGCCTTACAATAGGTTGGCTACAATTCAAGTACTAAGAAGAATGGCTTGGAAGAATGCTGACAACAAG GAGAAGATGGCGGATGTTGGGTATTTGTCAATTCTGGTGAAGTCTTTGACAAGGGATGTGGAAGAGAGGGGGGAAGCTGTGGGGCTGTTGCTAGATCTCTCAGATCTCATAGCAGTTAGGCGGCGGATGGGCAGAATTCAAGGGTGTATTGTTCTGTTGGTTGCAATGCTAAATGGGGATGACCCTGTTGCTTCTCGAAATGCAGGGAAGTTGTTAAGTACTCTTTCAAGCAATACTCAGAATGCACTTCATATGGCAGAGGCTGGTTACTTCAAGCCACTAGTGCAGTACCTAAAGGAAG GTTCTGACATGAGTAAGATTCTCATGGCAACAGCACTATCAAGGATGGAGCTCACAGATCAGTTTAGAGCTTCCCTTGGAGAAGATGGGGCAGTTGAACCCCTTGTGACGATGTTTAATGCAGGGAAACTGGAATCTAAATTATCAGCTTTAAGTGCATTGCAAAATTTGTCCATCGTGACAGAAAACATTCAACGGTTGATTAGTTCAGGCATAGTGGTGCCTCTGCTTCAGCTCCTTTTTTCTGTGACTTCTGTGCTCATGACTCTGCGGGAACCAGCATCGGCTATTCTTGCAAGGATTGCTCAGTCAGAATCTATTCTTTTTAACCAAGATGTAGCTCTGCAGATGCTCTCACTTTTAAATCTTTGCAGTCCGGTAATTCAGTGTCATCTCTTACAAGCACTCAACAACATTGCTGCCCATTCAAGTGCTGCCAAAGttagaagaaaaatgaaggaaaatggTGCAATTCAGCTTCTCCTGCCCTTTATCAAGGAAAATAACTCAAAAATCAGGAGTAGTGCCTTAAATTTGATTTACACTCTCTCTAAAGATTTACCAGAAGAGTTAACTGAACAGCTAGGAGAAACCAATATTAGTTGCATTGTCAATATTGCCTCATCATCAACATCTGAGGACGAAAAAGCTGCAGCACTTGGCTTCCTTAGCAATCTCCCCATTAGTGATAAGAAAGCAACAGATATACTTAAGAGGGAAAATTTGCTGCCAATTTTGATCTCCATTATCAGTTCAAGCGTTGCAACTTCAACACCCACAACATGCTGGTTAGTGGAAAGTGTTGCAGGTGTATTGATTAGATTCACAAATCCTTCTGATAAGAAATTACAGCTTCTCTCAGCAGAACATGGGGTGATTCCTTTGCTTTTGAAATTGCTCTCGAGTGAGTCACCGGTTGCGAAGTACAGAGCGGCAACCTCATTAGCTCAGTTGTCACAGAATACACTGTCACTTAGAAAGTCTAGAAAGTCTAGAAATTCGATGTGGTCGTGTGTTCCTCATTCTGGAGATGCATATTGTGAAGTTCATGATGGCTACTGCTATGTTAACAGCACATTTTGTTTGGTCAAGGCGGGTGCTATTTCTCCACTGGTCAAAATATTGGAAGGTAAAGATAGGCAAGCAGATGAAGCTGTTCTCAGTGCCCTTGCAAATCTCTTGCAAGATGAAATTTGGGAGAATGGAACCAACTGCATTGCCAAAACGGCAGGCATTCAAGCCATAATAAAAGTTCTAGAATCAGGGAGTGTAAAGGCTCAGGAGAAAGCAGTATGGATATTAGAGAGGATTTTAAAGGTTGATGAATATAGAGTTAAGTATGGGGAATCTGCTCAGATAGTGCTTATTGATGTAGCCCAGAATGGTGATCCCAGATTAAAACCAACAGTTGCAAAGTTATTGGCGCAGCTTGAGCTCCTGCAGATTCAGTCTAGTTACTTCTGA